From Rutidosis leptorrhynchoides isolate AG116_Rl617_1_P2 chromosome 3, CSIRO_AGI_Rlap_v1, whole genome shotgun sequence, a single genomic window includes:
- the LOC139899527 gene encoding BAG family molecular chaperone regulator 4-like isoform X2 — protein MQPNGAAAYASTSVTGDNQVEDSGACNIKIIVSYGSNNFDVLISPQSTFANLKRVIAKETGVEPEVQNLLFRRKEKDDQETLHMAGVKDNAKVVVMENAPIKEDDVEKVEEIKESIEPVQEISRGVEAVTRIREENNEFAEQVVSLEAVVCSGTQVADKDFLFVTEMLMRQLLKLDGIVAEGEGRTQRKLEVRRVQGLVDKLDDLKAKNSNITTDVPKMASSEPSMPSPKM, from the exons ATGCAACCAAACGGAGCAGCCGCCTATGCCAGTACCTCCGTCACCGGCGACAACCAAGTTGAAGACAGCGGTGCCTGTAACATCAAAATCATAGTATCTTATGGTTCCAATAATTTCGACGTCCTCATTTCTCCTCAATCTACTTttg CCAATTTGAAAAGGGTGATTGCAAAAGAAACAGGTGTAGAGCCAGAGGTGCAAAATTTGTTATTCAGAAGAAAGGAAAAGGATGACCAAGAAACGTTGCATATGGCAGGTGTGAAGGACAATGCAAAGGTGGTTGTAATGGAGAATGCACCAATCAAAGAAGATGATGTTGAAAAGGTTGAAGAAATAAAGGAATCTATCGAGCCTGTTCAGGAGATATCAAGAGGGGTTGAGGCTGTGACTCGTATAAGGGAAGAGAACAATGAGTTTGCAGAACAG GTGGTGAGTTTAGAGGCTGTTGTTTGTTCTGGGACTCAGGTTGCTGATAAAGATTTCCTTTTTGTAACCGAGATGCTCATGAGACAGTTGCTAAAATTAGATGGAATTGTTGCTGAAGGAGAAGGGAGAACACAGAGAAAGTTGGAG GTGCGTCGTGTGCAGGGTCTCGTTGATAAGTTAGATGATCTCAAGGCAAAAAACTCCAATATTACCACTGACGTCCCTAAAATGGCTTCTAGTGAACCTTCAATGCCATCTCCAAAG ATGTAA
- the LOC139899526 gene encoding protein NODULATION SIGNALING PATHWAY 2-like: MVLSELMLQSSWPTHSYFHSNLDQYDQKMELIYASGLDHHELSSSFTTTTTLENSSSVSSVNYPMLSDDYGHNHDDIPNPLVNLEGVYDVCKWLCDDDHGQGMDELSVYVQNDTMEFDSQTGINNLLMAYAEAMEMEHEELAKVIVKCISEKVKPIGSPLERLAFNLFKSEENQDGNYLEQESLKNYNLAFRAFYDIFPYGRFAHLTACSAIIEAIPTHVESVHIIDSDICEGAQWPPIIEAIARMQKSLIITSIKLDQDQESQFKETKRNLCDFSRSVGLNLKVQEMELAQVVRRMEGSEFVAFNCMVGLPHMGRTRKRAQVMHFLDIAKEVMSKTNGIITFGNGGVDKTSNFSSFFNKSLACYKALYESMEWGFPSYLNEARIAMETLFLAPFVSSISWFQEWEEQSKDLVSEKNFEKRFALKGKRMSNESLNEAREMVKGGETPYTIRVEGDNENEMALEWRGTSLVRVSSWK; this comes from the coding sequence ATGGTGTTATCTGAGCTTATGCTACAATCATCTTGGCCAACCCATTCTTATTTTCATTCAAACCTTGACCAATATGATCAAAAAATGGAACTAATTTATGCAAGTGGTCTTGATCACCATGAACTTTCTTCTTCATTCACTACCACCACCACACTTGAAAACTCATCATCGGTTTCTTCAGTCAACTACCCCATGTTATCCGATGATTATGGTCATAATCATGATGATATACCTAACCCTTTAGTTAACCTGGAGGGAGTTTATGATGTATGCAAATGGTTATGTGATGATGATCATGGTCAAGGGATGGATGAGCTTTCTGTTTATGTACAAAATGATACCATGGAATTTGATTCCCAAACAGGAATCAACAATCTACTCATGGCTTATGCAGAAGCCATGGAAATGGAGCATGAAGAACTAGCTAAAGTGATTGTGAAATGCATAAGCGAAAAGGTAAAACCGATTGGTTCACCTCTTGAGCGTTTAGCTTTCAACTTGTTCAAATCAGAAGAGAATCAAGATGGAAATTATCTTGAACAAGAATCTTTAAAAAACTACAATTTAGCATTCAGAGCCTTCTATGATATCTTTCCATATGGGCGGTTTGCTCATTTGACCGCATGTTCAGCCATCATTGAAGCAATTCCAACCCATGTAGAATCGGTACATATAATTGACTCTGACATATGTGAAGGAGCTCAATGGCCTCCGATCATAGAAGCCATAGCACGGATGCAGAAATCATTGATCATCACAAGTATTAAACTTGATCAAGATCAAGAGTCACAATTTAAAGAAACAAAGAGGAATCTTTGTGATTTTTCAAGAAGTGTTGGTCTAAATCTGAAAGTTCAAGAGATGGAATTGGCACAAGTTGTTAGAAGAATGGAGGGAAGTGAATTTGTGGCCTTTAATTGTATGGTTGGACTTCCACATATGGGAAGGACAAGAAAGAGAGCTCAAGTTATGCACTTTCTAGATATAGCAAAAGAAGTTATGTCCAAAACGAATGGGATCATAACATTTGGAAATGGAGGAGTTGACAAAACTAGCAATTTTTCTTCATTTTTTAACAAGTCTTTAGCATGTTACAAAGCGTTATATGAGTCGATGGAATGGGGTTTTCCTAGTTATCTCAATGAAGCAAGGATAGCTATGGAGACCCTCTTCCTCGCACCTTTTGTGTCATCGATATCTTGGTTTCAAGAGTGGGAGGAACAAAGCAAAGATTTGGTTTCTGAAAAGAACTTCGAAAAAAGATTTGCGTTAAAAGGTAAAAGGATGAGTAACGAAAGCTTGAATGAGGCTAGGGAAATGGTGAAAGGAGGAGAAACTCCATATACGATTAGAGTTGAAGGAGATAATGAGAATGAAATGGCGTTGGAATGGAGAGGAACATCCTTAGTTAGAGTTTCTTCCTGGAAGTAA
- the LOC139902741 gene encoding uncharacterized protein: protein MATQPKDPRKLNLDAPLLSTRRTNGPISQSISRAASWDSRNRVPFAWELSAGKPKDTGTDQVIDEFLVPPPRPPPGWKVVENEYDGDDDFSDDIDTFSLSAAIDLVESAEMAKQNSCMLDGVSLDSRGNQSPGFIIQRFLTDAKALAISSGLPIPKNISNQQDKCKPQIIDASPKGCGLGFDSIFPWRTKHKPPCGVKSPVRVTSASVKSQWRWKPKPA, encoded by the coding sequence ATGGCCACACAACCAAAAGACCCTAGAAAACTCAACCTTGATGCACCATTATTGTCAACAAGACGAACCAACGGACCAATCAGCCAATCAATTTCACGAGCCGCATCATGGGACTCGCGTAACAGGGTTCCTTTTGCATGGGAATTAAGTGCTGGTAAGCCAAAAGATACGGGAACTGATCAAGTTATTGACGAATTTCTAGTCCCGCCGCCACGACCACCGCCAGGATGGAAAGTTGTGGAAAATGAATATGATGGCGATGATGATTTCTCGGATGATATCGATACGTTTTCGTTGTCTGCAGCTATTGACTTGGTTGAGTCAGCAGAGATGGCGAAACAGAACAGTTGTATGTTGGATGGAGTGAGTTTAGATTCACGTGGGAATCAGTCTCCTGGTTTTATTATTCAGAGGTTTCTTACTGATGCCAAAGCTCTTGCTATATCATCTGGTTTACCTATTCCTAAAAACATTAGTAATCAACAAGACAAGTGCAAGCCTCAAATCATCGACGCTTCACCTAAAGGGTGTGGGTTAGGGTTCGATAGTATATTCCCATGGCGTACGAAGCACAAACCTCCATGTGGTGTCAAAAGTCCAGTTAGGGTAACTTCTGCAAGTGTTAAATCTCAATGGAGATGGAAACCGAAGCCAGCGTAG
- the LOC139899527 gene encoding BAG family molecular chaperone regulator 4-like isoform X1, protein MQPNGAAAYASTSVTGDNQVEDSGACNIKIIVSYGSNNFDVLISPQSTFANLKRVIAKETGVEPEVQNLLFRRKEKDDQETLHMAGVKDNAKVVVMENAPIKEDDVEKVEEIKESIEPVQEISRGVEAVTRIREENNEFAEQVVSLEAVVCSGTQVADKDFLFVTEMLMRQLLKLDGIVAEGEGRTQRKLEVRRVQGLVDKLDDLKAKNSNITTDVPKMASSEPSMPSPKVTQEWEIFE, encoded by the exons ATGCAACCAAACGGAGCAGCCGCCTATGCCAGTACCTCCGTCACCGGCGACAACCAAGTTGAAGACAGCGGTGCCTGTAACATCAAAATCATAGTATCTTATGGTTCCAATAATTTCGACGTCCTCATTTCTCCTCAATCTACTTttg CCAATTTGAAAAGGGTGATTGCAAAAGAAACAGGTGTAGAGCCAGAGGTGCAAAATTTGTTATTCAGAAGAAAGGAAAAGGATGACCAAGAAACGTTGCATATGGCAGGTGTGAAGGACAATGCAAAGGTGGTTGTAATGGAGAATGCACCAATCAAAGAAGATGATGTTGAAAAGGTTGAAGAAATAAAGGAATCTATCGAGCCTGTTCAGGAGATATCAAGAGGGGTTGAGGCTGTGACTCGTATAAGGGAAGAGAACAATGAGTTTGCAGAACAG GTGGTGAGTTTAGAGGCTGTTGTTTGTTCTGGGACTCAGGTTGCTGATAAAGATTTCCTTTTTGTAACCGAGATGCTCATGAGACAGTTGCTAAAATTAGATGGAATTGTTGCTGAAGGAGAAGGGAGAACACAGAGAAAGTTGGAG GTGCGTCGTGTGCAGGGTCTCGTTGATAAGTTAGATGATCTCAAGGCAAAAAACTCCAATATTACCACTGACGTCCCTAAAATGGCTTCTAGTGAACCTTCAATGCCATCTCCAAAGGTGACTCAAGAATGGGAAATATTTGAATAG